The genomic DNA CAGTTAGTTTTAAAGACTACCAACGTCGAGACtgtttaatgaaaacaatgaaTAAAAGGCTACCAAACAATGATTGTAACGTTACTATAAAACCAGAGCCGTTTCATTTAGGTGATAATTTATGTCGAAAGCAATGAAAAGGGAAATATTTGATAACCTTGGTTCTTTATATCACTttatatattaaagtttataGCATGTGCTTGTTGTAAAGAACAACAATATTCAATCGTCCTAAGGAAATATATGTTTTAAATAGATACAGGTATAAAAACTGTTAGTATTTTCATTCAGTTtttttgtattgaatttcgAGAAGTGATGCCGAAAATAACATTCCCTTGCTTTAAGCATCTCCTATCTATTTCATTTGTGAATTATATCTATTACAGACACAAGCTTCGCTGCTCGAAGGATACCATGGACTGAGCTAGCCTACTGTCCGTATTTCATGACTGTTTCTCATCTGTGATGAAGACTAGGGTTTTATATTTCTGGTAAGCAACCATGACGATTAGTCAATTAACGTCGTTTTTTGCATTTCTGTACTTTGACCTTTTGTCGCGCATTTCTCATCTTGGAATCTGTCACAGTAAATATATTCCTCTGGTAGGCCGTTGATGGGAATTGAAGATACTAATTCTTATCAATCTTCTATGTGTTGttgtgttttgctttgttttctaAATTGAGATGATGGAttttcatatatataatattgcacCTAATGTATCGCACCAGTGGTGTCATGTCCACAATGTAAAGTCATAACTAATACTGAAGATTTTGGACAGTTCACGATCATACACCCTCACTGAGGGTACATCATTTGAGACAGAGAGAAACACAGAGGCTACAttgttgttatgtaaatttaatgCGGAATGTAATCTGCTTAATACagcaaaaatacagaatttaATAAGAAAACTCAAACCGGTACAACATATCAAACAGATAGAAATTATTTCACTAACTCCTACAAATAAAGCTCTCTAGCGAAGATGCATATGGATCCTTCCAGCAACATTCAACGTATACGAAAAGCAATAGCGGCATAGTTTCTTAAAAGATAACATTAAACCTTATGTAAGTCAATTACATTTTAACAAACTAATAACAAGACTTTGGCATCTAAACCACGTCGTGTTAATAAAGAGCTTCTATGAATACACATCGTTTTCAGGAACAACTGAACAAGCTCGGCAAAAAAAGTTGTAAAAGGCACGATCTTTGATTATATCAAGATCGGTTAGACGACATAACAAACTTCACATTTAAAACAGAACAGCTATACATCTGAGAAAACGCTAGCTAATGTATCTATAAGTATATTCAAAATTTATACCCACTTCTTCGTTTCTTATTCTttcaatttacatttttctgcAGTCAAAGTTGTCAGAATCAAGCATGTTTTATTTTCGAAATTTCGCCAATCCATTTACCGGCTCTCTTCCCTACCTGACTGCCGGTCTATTTCCGAACCATCTGTTCTTTATTGCTAAATATTTACAATGTTTATGCAACAGCATTTCCGAAGGGCATTTTCTGTGCCAGAATTGCTTTCTTTGTGGTCCTCTACCACTGCACCGTTAAACTCCCTTGCTTCAAACCAATGTAGTTTACACTAAACCTTCTATTTGCTATCATGTTATTTCTGTTTTCCTCCGCCTCTTCCCACGATTAAAGGTATTGATCTTCGCTAATTCCTGCATTTCTATGACActtgcaaaaaaaatcaaaacaccaGTTATGACCAGACTTGAATGCGTTCAGGTACTTCAAACCAAATTGAAGCGGGGAAAATCAATAGCAATAAGGGCATATGTATTCAGATAATGTCGTAAATGCTGATTTTCAgattaaaacaagtgtgtataAAATCTTTAATCTGTGATACATGATGTGAGTTGTGGGTAgacaatttgaaaatacatttgcGTATTTCGTTTACCTTAATATTTGTTCGTGCGCCTTCAATCCTATCTTAAAGCCAAAGTTGGTGTAAGTGGTGTATTTGGTGTAAGTGGTGTATTTGGTAAGTGGAGGATCTTGGTCTGACTGTACGAAATAAATTTCGCCTACGTCAGTATATAACTAAATATACGTTAACCGAAAGAAGACACATTTAGGGTAACCAtcttattttggtcaaaatatgaaagtatgctaaaattaattttctaagAATGCAAGACACCAGAAGACGTCGCTCGAAAATGTCAATAATGTCGAGTCTCGGACTGAGCATTGTGTACAGCAGTAAGAATACTGAGCCATCTTACAGTTGTATGATACAGAATTAAATAAAGCAGAAAATCATTTATTTGAATATAAGTAGCAGTTGCGTGTCATATTGTTTAGTTGACCCTTTTACCACGCCAATTTCATAAACCCCTCGAGTTTTCTAAGGAAAATTGTCCATTATTACGTAGATGAGACAGTAACATGTTGATGCTATGTTGTATATTTTCCAGAATGACAAAGTTTAGCGCCAAGATAAAAGCAGTCGATAACGACACAAGCGCCGACCATGACGACTGAAACACCTAGCCACAGTGAAAATATGATCAGGGCATCTTCTTTCATTCCGAGAAACTCAGCAAAATTATGATTTCCGGCAGATTCGGTTGTACGATCGCTTGTATGATCGGTTGTTACGTAACTGAGCGATGTACTGTTAAGCCAATACTCCGAAGACGTTTCATTGCTGTCATTAAAGCCTGTTGTTGAGTTTGAATCTGACTCAACAGTCGTTAGAGAGTTATTTGACTCGTTTCGTGACAATATGCCTGGTGTTTCGGTTAGCTCTGCATTGCTTTGATTTTGTGGAGAGGTTTCGCTCGTTGTCGTTTCGAGGGTGTCCAATGGTCTAGACGTTGTCATCTGAACATCAGTACTTCTCGTGATTGAATGTTGGGCGGCGCCTTCCGATCCAACAGTTGGCGATGACTGGGTCGTCGTGTCGACAGTTAAAGGGCCAGTTGAGGATGATTGAGTTTCAGTCGCCGTAGCAGTCGTGATGGACTCGCTAGTTATCTGGTTAGTGGTTCGTAACAGGATCGTAATGATTGGCGTACTTGGCAGAGCGCTGGTTGTTTCGTCAGTGGTCTGGCGCGCAGTTGTTATGATTGGCGTGCTCGTACTGATCTCAGACGTTGTTTGCACGGATGTGGTCGGAATTATTGTTGTGCCCGAACCTGCAAAAGATACAAGACAGGAGGTGTAGAATAGTTCTGAACAAATACTAAAAATGATCCGACAGAAGACCAACACACTGGGCCCCTAATTGGCCTGTTCGTAGTCAACCAATTAGGGTGACTCCCATACGGACATTCTCTAAAACTAATGTATGGTCACCTTTGACAAAATCCATCTATATTTACTGATTTCGTCGGGTCAATGATTATGTACAGACGAGTTTTCATTGCAGAGGTACATTAACAAACTGTTATATGATATGGTATTTTGGGTGATAAGTTGTAAGCTAGTCCACACAAATTTTCTTGCAAAGCACTCTTCACTTGATCTACCCGTTGAAAAATGTAGTTATCTAACGCCTACCCGAGTACTCGCACACATATCTATGTTGTTCGTAGCATGGTTCGTCAAACCAACGGTGTACGTATCCTGATAGCCTTACGCAGGCGGTTCCGTCTTCATCCGGTTGGTCCGGGCAGTATGGTGAGATCTGCATGTTCGTCGACCAGTCAGTGATTCGATTTTCTATAGGTTCGCCATCAACCCACTTGAAGCTTCCGCCGTGATTGGACATGCCAAGCCAGTAGGTCGTGTCCAAGTCCACTAAAAAACTGGTTCTCCTCGTAATCATCAACGATCACAAGCCAGCCTCCAGATTCTCGACAAGTATCATCGGCATTACTCCATGATTTACTATTACTTGATATGTAATAGCAGCTTTCACTGTTTGGGTATGTATCCAGTCCTGGGTCGCAATctgttaaaatattggttttgtCCACCTTTGTTAACAATTCATAGAGCAAAGGGACGGAGGGGACAGGTACATGTAGGTAGGTAAGTGTGCAGGTATAAAGGGGTACgttatgataaatttcacaaTTATATTTCTCAGATGTGAAGCAAGACAGTAATTGTTGTCTTGGCCATGTGCCACGCGCACCTGCCAGTTAGTGCCATTCAGCTGTTTGCTATTACGTGGTTTGAATGCTCGTTTACGTATATttaaaattggtgcaaaatatCTGGTAAGTTACCAGGAATTTTCTGTAtgcgtttttttttaattttagtaatGCCTCATCCCATGAAAGTTATATTTACCGTGTACATTAATTATTTTACGTCACTGCCAATATGACATCAACTTTGAGCACAGTGCGCGCAGTGGTCGGCTACATGTTGTAACAATTTCCTTTCGAGTGCTTTGATGGTTTTTATCCCATTCGCGTCGGCTGCGCTCATATTGTAGTTCACTCAGTTTCTCTGGGTTCTTGTTATATCAaaatttaggtaatttgttatttCAAGCGCATAATTAAATTTCAGGAATATTATACCATTTTTGCAGTTTGCCACTCACAATAGTTTTTTTTCTGTACTTATTCTCTATTTACCTTCATGGCTCAGTCATGGGCACGTCTCGGTAACtacacaaaataatgaaaagggGAGTCTGAATGGTCGGTCGTGTCTGGAAACACTAGACCTTTACATTGAGACACATTCCACCAgacgaaacaaaaatatttaaatcaacAGCTTACAGTTGTATTTTGTTGTAAACGCAGTCGCAAAGAAACTATGTGAACTCAATTACTCTactatataaaataatttacgGAATATAATGATGTTATGCGTATATATCAGAAGCTATAATGATATGTTGGCAGAGATATACATTGCAGAAAACTTACGTTTCAGGCAAGTTCCAGGCACGATATACAACGCAAATTTTTTAGCTCGTACTTAACGTCAACATATTGAACTTGAAGGTAACATTATGGACACACGCTTATTTAAACACCCCTGTCGAGGGCACGATGACTGTAACATCATGCCAAGCATGAGCAGGGTTCCACCTTGTAACACAGAACTAAGATGAACATTAATTTGAACTGAACAGAGTACTAAAACAGAAGTGGTTTCTGAGTTACATTGTAACATATGTACCTTACTCGCTGCATATACTACACATGGGGATATTGACTGGCGGTATTATCCGATGAACAAAGTAAACTGGGATTTCAGTATGATTAAGCTTTCCAGTAAATCGAGGAGACAAGAAATAGCAACGAATGTTAAATGACAGACAATAAATGATGgcaccaaatgtttttgaatgaTAAAGATCATGTAAGACTAGAAAAAATGTAATTGCTAACCGAAGCTCTTGAGTATGCAAGGTCATGTTGAAATCATCCCACGAGAATCATAGGTAAGGTTTGTACATACCTGCCGATGCTGAGAGAAAAACAGCGAAGAGAGAACACAAGTTCTTCAAGATTTGCATGCTGGCACACGATGGGAGTGACATTCCTTTGAAGTCGTCGCAGCAAAATGATTCCTTAAACGTGTTGTAGCGCTTTGAGTCCCTGGGGGAAACAATTACCTGGATAATGGAAGTCTCTCTTGTTCGGCTCACTGCATTGTAATCGTAGTCGGTAGATGGAATTACGATCAATACCGCCGATCATTATCACTTTATGCGGCATGCCCGCGAGAATCCGTATGCAGAGGTATTTGGAGGGGCGCTTTCGCTTTACCTTTGAAGGTTCAATCTGTGTTTGCTGAGCTTTACTGTCGAATCGTGGAAATATAGATTCAATTAATTAATCGAAAATCAGTCTCCACAACAAGCTCTGAGTCTATTGACGTAATCATATGGTTACCATGACGAATGGTAAATTATCTAACTGTTCGGTCACTCGCTTTGAACGGTTTGAACTCCATCCGAGGGGGCTTACCAAAGAGGGGAATGCTAGTGATACCTATCAGATAACAGCTTATTTGGAGTTTGGACTAATGATTGTTCTAGAAGAGAATGCATATAAACTTTACtggaaattttcataacaactATTTTTAGCGTAGTGAAAAGTTAAGAAGTaaacgaaaaaaaattaagCGGGTTCATTGTGTCATACTACATCAGGAATCATCTGGTTTAATGTAGACTGTTGAGGCCGGGCCAGTTTGGTCGTCTACCTTCATTTATTTTCACAGTAACATCAGCGTGCGCAGAGCTAATTCAGTTTTAGAGATGACAACACGTAGCGCTGACTTCAGGTTATTGATATGATGGTCCTTTTCCTCGAGTGTGAAACGACGGAAGTTAGTGGTTATTTATCTAAATACGTGGTTTACCTATTTCGATCGCATAATTATGTTGATTTGAGAGAAGCAAACTGCGTGAACTAAATGGAAGTTTAATGAAACTGCTCTGCCAAATGCGCATTGATGCACACGAACCCCTTTAGCGGACAAAACGTTAGTGATAAATTTTACAGTTCGTGGTATTAAATTCAAACACATTTATTGATGCTAGGTTTTATCATAATAcccatgaccattaattcactCGCGTTTCGCGTTCTTACACTATTTGAAATCAATTTTCATTTCCtacatgataaaatatttacaaatgccATGTATGATTAAAAGTATATAGCTATGACGCGACGACGTCACTAGGTCACATGCAGTGCGGTTACAAGCCTGCCATGAGGTATGTCCGACCGATCGGCCAGCTGAGACAACAGTTCATCATAGACAAGCAAGGATGTAACACATGTACCATTTGTGATCGAATCATCGATCGATAAACCGACAAGGATCAAGTATTGTACGGCGACGTTTGAAGGTCACCTTCGAAAAGCAGGACGGGAAACAAAGAAATCGATGGCATTGAATTTTAAGTTGCTACTCATTATAAAAAGTATAAGTCCATAAAGACTTTTTTAATAACCAATTTGTGGCATACGAAATGATTGTTGATGCGAACTTGGTCCAAATCAAAGCCCTTCTATCGAACAACAAAAATTGAGCTCCACTACTCCTGGTAGGTATACAATCATCCTTCCGTTTTAAGTATCCATTAAAGTAGAAAAAATTTAACTTATATTTACATGTGTGCAGcttgtatattattacatgtaTAAACTTGCAATTGTCATGATTAAACTTTACTTTGAGGAGGCGAATGACTCTAGTACCGCACACAATTCCCCACGCACTTCCATGACATGTATGAACGTGTGGTTTGTATAGAGATGGACACAAATGTAAACATTCGCGAACATACGTAAGAATAAAGCAACAAAAGTAATGTGCTTATCTCCATCCGGCTTGTGAGCTTAGTTGTGCGTGCAGGACTACCTATCAAATCCAAACGCGTGGATAGCTTACTGTACTACGGTAACCGTCTGTAATATATCGTCTTATAAGGGAGAAATTCACATAATTACAAGAATGGCAGACGATTCAAAGTATCTGGAAGAGTTGTTCAAAAAAGAAGGAGGAATTAGACAAAGCAGGTTACGCAAATGCGTCAAATCTAGTCACAGAAGAAATGAGTGGAGTGCAAGAGACCCAGAGAAGgcaaaatcaaagtttttggAGTTGGATAAAGACAAGCCAATGAAACTTGTTGGAAAGATCTTGCTTCCTGTCAAAGACCATCCTAAGTTTAACTTTGTAGGAAAGATTCTTGGTCCAAGAGGAAACTCACTGGAAAGGTTACAAGAAGATACTGGATCAAGAATTACTATTTTGGGTAAAGGTTCTATGAGGGACAAGAACAAAGAGGAGGAACTCCGGAAAGACAGTTCATCCAAGTATGCTCATTTGAATGAGGATTTACATGTGATGGTTGAAGTCTATGCTTTGCCTGGTGAAGCACATACCAGGATGGGCTATGCACTTGATGAAATCAAGAAATACCTTGTATAGCTCAACTTTACCCACTTTCAAAGTAAAGTTGCGTTTATTATCTTATGACAAAGTTTAAAAATGAAGGTTCAGATTtagattaatttattttctttcgtTGCAATGAAGATGTTACTCAtccttattttgaacatttgctGTATCTACGTGTACATTGTATTTGCCATCTATACGCATGTACTTTTTTCGAGCTTTTAGAGGGCTcttatgtaaattacaattgatttgtaactcagattaccctcttaacactttcactgcgtaattaattttatacgtgcattcctgtgcgtagttttctatggatatatggccttataaatattgatttacatgcatgagtTGTATCTTTGTAACTATACgagtattcgggacaattttttcagtgagtattgcaatatgacagagcatcataaaaatgaacaaaatgtcacgtgactcatctggaaggtcacgtgataatggcggccatattggatttgacagaaaaaattcaaaaaatgttgcattttttgttatttcaatatataaatgtatttttttcagcgtAACACTTAAAAAATTACTACTTACATTATATTAACTCAAAATAAGCAGGGGAAACACATACTGTAAAACATATTCAACATAAAGGAGGTAAatgtgcatatttattacaagttcatcttcgaacaacaggtatcatctgacattcaaaagagatatatattatatagggTATATGCTAATATACTTGTAGCTAGTCCGATGTGTACGCTGATAGATTGATGTCATACAACATCCACCAGGATACCCCATCGACATTTTTGACATCGGTCACCGACTCTTTGTAGCACTTTTCTCTCAGCATGCTCAGCTGGCCTACCTTTCAGGTTCTGTCTTGCTTGCAATCTCCgtctttgctcaactggttcGGGAACATACTCAAGTTCGGTATTAGAgttattatttgaaatttgacttccgctatctccgtagagttcagtttcacgatctgtgacaattccactatcactgtctagaaaaacatgctcaagggcttaGTCAGTGTTAAAATGTGCCcgcgtcgccatttttaaataccacctgacagaaaaaacaacaatgatcacacgatccttacaaattACGGCGGAGAAATGACCGAGTATagcggcatttgtttacaaatttggcgcgcatgctcatttaggtttgacctctacctcgtacgctacactaggcttgaggaaatagtcaacaaacatgatgtagatcagacaaagccaacgtatatcgaacgcatataaacgcgtacgttcttggcgcgtttacgcgcctcccgcagtctggccgttggcgcagaatgcgccctcccgcggtgaaagtgttaaataaagtataataataataattattattattattatataagtattatatagaaataataacgcgaataataataagggtattttgggtcgaaaagaccaaatatgatatcgatttcactgccccatgtttccatggtaaccattttaagggttgaaaatttcagtttttctaatatcaaatgaaaagttacttttattgatatgaaaattatttagcgcggggagttcgggtcagagaacacaaaaaccagacttattttaacattttgagttgccatggtaactattatgggattgaaaatgttactttttccctaattcctattaaagaactattgattgatgtaaaaattgataattagggtttttctggttagcacaccaaaaacaaatcacactcattttaatgtgagatgtttccatggcaaccattcaggagtaaaaattaccagtttttcaaagattccatctaaaatccaggaatcaacagaatgtgttatatcaaagggatattttgagttagaaagaccaaatatcaagtgtaaaaatccagtaatcaacagaaatattataccaaagggttatttcgagttagaaagacaaaatatgatatccatttttactgccctgtgtttccatagtaacctatttgcgttttaaaatttcaatttttttcctaagtccattaaaagttatcccagttactatgcaaatgctctcctaagtgtatttataacagcatgaactccatgttcatatttgttttatgttgccagagcaaccatttcggtaaccacagtttttttatttaaaaccatagaccctcgagagggtctatattaaaacataattcattgttttttatttattttatggatttctaagtaacaactttaacatttgttctataataataataataataataataataataataataacaataataataataataataataattgtaatttctttgccttcattctagaaagaataataaagataatgtatattggggccattttggtcaaaattatgtttcctttaattttagtgtgttagaattaattttacatagaccagaaataatttttcaagcaaataatttttcaagcatttttaattgtgtttcatgcagtcatcccaagtcagtgttatatagtatgttactaacttattatgcatttatcgaattaagtttatgccttcaaattaattttatgcgcTGAacttaattctactagtatcgaACCCAATCatccttatcacccaatgtaccattatatttatcacaagcagtaacagtagtgcacagttattttttgttttatttaaaacataattcactggttcttatttattttatggatttataataaATGACGTatgataatgttcattttataatgatttattttgatttctgaagacaaattatttctgattgtttaacttaagtaaaattatggccatgtaattgtgtattattttttgtgtgacctggcgtgacccaataaactctatgattctgatgactAGCTAGATCTCCCCCTGCCacggtagcaatggctaaatttgaacattgtccctgtatacctttaaacattttttaaacccagcaggccaagacaaggggaaatattacaagttaaatgtttcatgtttaatattgccctgggctcgaaattaacttttttccctggtagtccacttgggcaaccatattctgaagttggtagcccggtgacactggctggtagcccatgcatattttagatcaggggtatcttttttcgttaaacagacaagaaagggctattttacaaggttctgcccatgaagtgaatgttttagtcttttgatgtgtatacttgcacacctttaatgctcAAGGAAATAGGTGTAATGCATGACAGTGGGActaaaaagttttgtgacctataaataacccgtttcactctcacagttgtatgcaaattttaaaagtcgccatgacaacaagacaacaatatggccttttcagcactgatacattctgtagcagggctaaaaatagaccatcgcccttctgtgcctgtcattcaagtacgtcagctcagatatggaaactttgttgcaaagttccaccgcacggccgttcgtctccagaacaaagtcatactatggcaaatttctatgcccagctgggtttgactgcatttatctagctcgtcccaaagtgacggacgcatctttcaacctttcaccttggtgaaaaacgcattaattgattcgccaaaggcctgtggactcgcttatttttgcacaagtgctacatggacaaaGGAAAAAGTTGtcgaatactcactgtttcattgactccgccatgatgagagttctcgaatcaaaaaatgttgccgagctcgaatacaaatgtcttctcattaaattacgtaattgttatacaagagttagcattccaaagtctgtcaccctgatttttttcaaagtttggagaaggccggcatttccatctgaaatgattgaacgacgtgaaacgcaaaattccatcgcatattatctggcaatatgtacagtagaaatactgtataccgtcgctccaggtacgtataagcttatactccacaaaatggccacaggcagcgtcaactttctgaaaggatttcctaaagtCCTACtagttaccttagggactcactcgtgatgtcctgaaaagtattctctgcagtaattccagtttctgtcaacatgcaaagctcaactacaagattatagcacgagaagTAGTGTAcggactacacattcacgcgccagtaaactcaattgcgcatgctcttattggcagactacactggcaaacgagtgcgcatgcgtgaaggtatatttgcagcaaatacactggcatacaCTCTCCagagtcgctgtgccttgttttgtgcgcgcccacgactgccacgatgggccttcattcgaacacctctttttcagaattcccacagctgcAATGAACTGTTATCAGaattctatataatacttatagcccctaaacttgtaataataataataataataataataataataataataatgatgatgataataataatcgCTTATCTATTCGAGTATATATTGGCGACTTCCGTAAATGAATTAAACTTCAATAGTTCTTTTACCTGTTCCATGATACAGTGCGCGTTAGGGTATACAAAGCGTGTATTACTCATAAAACCTTTTTAGCCGTAGGATACACGCAGGGTATGTTAGGTTACACCCTGCCCTGCATTTTCGTCGCTGATGCATGAAAGTGCTCGAGACATATTTTGGCGTTGcatatttgtgtcattcttgtatAGCAAACCGTTGTACAACAAAAAATCAGTATACTTATATTTTTTGAGTGTGTACACTATGTTTGAGACTTAAAGCCACAatgatgcattgtgggataaccgggaaaatGTCTATTGCCAAGTCAAATATGGTAATGTCACTGCTGCCAGGACTCGCAGGAGTGGCGCCTTTTTTCGCCCTTTGATATGATGCACATatatttgcaaataaagtgtcCTGGAAACAGCTTGTTTTcgttaatttttctgtaaaatgatACATGTCGCAGTCTTCTACACTTGTATTCTCTTCATTCAGGAATACCACTTCATTTAGAAACCAAGACTCGAGGACAATGTTTCTTTGGTGCATTTGCTAAACGCT from Ptychodera flava strain L36383 chromosome 12, AS_Pfla_20210202, whole genome shotgun sequence includes the following:
- the LOC139146031 gene encoding uncharacterized protein, whose protein sequence is MSNHGGSFKWVDGEPIENRITDWSTNMQISPYCPDQPDEDGTACVRLSGYVHRWFDEPCYEQHRYVCEYSGSGTTIIPTTSVQTTSEISTSTPIITTARQTTDETTSALPSTPIITILLRTTNQITSESITTATATETQSSSTGPLTVDTTTQSSPTVGSEGAAQHSITRSTDVQMTTSRPLDTLETTTSETSPQNQSNAELTETPGILSRNESNNSLTTVESDSNSTTGFNDSNETSSEYWLNSTSLSYVTTDHTSDRTTESAGNHNFAEFLGMKEDALIIFSLWLGVSVVMVGACVVIDCFYLGAKLCHSGKYTT